AAGAGAGGCTCTGCTATGCCCCGCATCCAGTCTACATGATAACAATCAGCATCCTTGATCAGGAGCACCATTGTGTCCTGTAATGCTTGTGACCTTGTGCCCCACTGTTGACCAGGTGCTTGTTCCCTTTGGACAAACCCCCACGACACTGGTCGCTTAGCAACCAGTGACCCGCTGGGAGTGGGAATGCATTCAATTGCTGAAACACTTTCCGAAAGGAAAGGTAAGATAATATACTTCCAATTAATACTTTCACCTAATACAGTTAGTGTTCCTGAATTCATGCTAATATCATCAACATCAAAATGTAGCTCTAACATTTGGGCTGATTCAAAAAATTATCAAAGATGAATATGTGTAGCAACTCCCAGTCTGATAATACTGGCACATTAAGTTGAGAAGTTAAATACTAACTGCAGACATTGGATCAACCCTGAGCAGGGATGTTGTAATCCGTTAAGAGACAATTCGCTACTATAATGGCAACCCACATGAAAGCGGAGATTACGATCAGAAGTCCCCGAGCACCAGCAAATGCTCACACCACATAAAAAGCACCAGAGGGAGAAGCATGTTACATGTACGTATCACATGACCTGCAATGAGCTGTTTCCTACTGCCTCCTGTAGCGCACAGGCAAATATTGCCTTACTACATTATACACCATCATGACAAATTTCTGAGATTGGAGCAATAATTGGGGTATCTGGGGGATCATTTTACTCCCAAGGGATCATAGGATGGTGATGGAATGACACTATGGCTCGAAGGCAAGAAGttgagaggattttttttcataccccTGGTGAATTAAATCAGCTGCCTGAGGGTGGGGGAAATAAACTGAAACATGGGCTCATAAAAGGGAAACAGCACATTAGAGCCCAGCCAGACGTGGGGAATCGTGATGATGACATCTATTGTGAGCACTAACATTAAGAACTCATTTATACCACGTCACCCTGTACTGCAGGAATGGTCTGCGAAGCCATTAAAAACCATAATTTATATTGTCTGCTTTTACTTAATGTTCGAGAGCAGAAAGCAAACATACTACTGTATACCTGCATCATCATACATGGATTTGCTCTGCTGTTTTTTTCCCACACATCTCAGTCCTCCGAGGTCAGCTGAtcatttgttgttccagttggtGCAAAGCTTCTTAGAGCAGGAAAGAGATTACATATTAACAATTGTATAAACAGAAAACACTGCTAAATCACCATGACCCACTTTGAATACATACAATCAAATAAAGGTACTTTCAAACCCAAATCTGTGTGAGAAACTGGGTTTTGATCTGGATTTTACAACCATACACAGAATACGGTACGTTGCAGAGCATGAAATGGTCTAAAAATCTGTAGCTTAACTCAGCAGCAGTTCACTTCCACTAGTAGTTCTCAAACCTACTGAACAATACTGAACACATCCATTCATGTGTTTGTCTTTTCCCATTCCTCTGGACAGATGACCCTTTGGGAGAGATGAGGGTCCAATGAGACTCTGCTGCCTGGGGGAGAAACATAGAGTATAATCACAAGTCATTCCCAAGTGAAACAAACGTCCCACTGCTACCATTTAAATACATACCTAAAGGCTGAtcgggctgttttttttttctttttctttgagtTAAAAATCTTGTCAATTCCATACAGATCACATTGAGAACTCAAGCACACAAATAATGGTTTGTCCGTATGTGCTTGCTCCGAGACTGACTCAAGAGACATTTGATGTGCAATCGTGCAAATGTATGCAAAGATCAGGGAAAAAATATCAGACTATTAAGAGCACAGTGTGAAATGTGCTGAGGGCCGAATCTAGAAAATATTGAGATTTACTTGTGTGTTAATGCTGCCACCCAGTGTAGGCCATCGGCTATATCGCAAAAAGTGCCTAGAAAATGACTTGCTCCAGCgtaagtaaatatatatatatatatatatatatatatatatatacatattatatatatatattatatatatatatatataatatatatatatatatatatatatatatatatatatatatatatatatatatatatatatatatatatatatatatatatatatatatatatatatatatatatatatatatatatatacatatttcacCATAGACATTAGAATTTCTGTCTCGcactcttttgtgtgtgtgcgtgtgtgcgtatgtgcgtgcgtgtgtgtatgtgtgtgtgtgcgtgcgtacgtgcgtgcgtgcgtgtatccGTCCGTCCTTCTGTCGAAAACATGTAAAACACAAACTGCCTTTCATAAAAATATAGatataataaaatgtattttgccCCCAGGAATTTTCTTGTGTACTTTATCTCTCACGTTGTCACAGCATGTGATGCAATTCAGTTGAGATCAATGAGAAAACATTATTTTACACTGTGTGCTTTATTGTAGGGGAGAAACCAGTGCAAAGCTACGTGAAATAAACTTAGGTGTTCTAGCTTCTTGATCATTTTTAACTGTGACTCTTCAAAACAGATCAAAAGATTTTCTCTGAGGAACTGGCTCAATGACATCTCAGCCAAAAGTTGGGTTATTTCAGATTAATATAAATGCTGAAATACACAAAAGTAGAAACGTGTTGATGATAACGGCCAGAGAGGGAAGAATAGTATATGTATTGATAGCATACAGATGCAGATGTGGTTGATAGGCACCACGTTACAACAAACTTTGGAGTCTAGAATACCTTCGGGCCAACCGTTGAAAAAAGTTGTTTACTTTCAAACACCAATGGGCAGTATTTTAATATGAATTTGAATCTTAACAGACGTTCATCACGCAATGATACAAGTATGGTTACGAAAGTGTCTTGTATGAAATAACTTTTCAAAGTGACAATGAAAAGTGCTCCTTCTCTCAATTCCTACTTGCTGTATTTGTTTGTCAGATTCTTGCCAACAGTAGTTAAATGTtaagtttgtgttttattttctaattATAAATTATGGGTgaagaaaataataatgatgtcCAAGATGAGACttaatttattgttttgttcCATCATGGTGAATTACTTGCGATTTGTTGCTTtatgtagtgtttttttttactctgtatTCTGTGCTCTCATACGCTTTCTTAAAAAGTCTCTTTATGTCGGGTTGCTTGGTTTCTTTCTCACAAAATGCCACACGCAACTAAGATTTAACAGATCTTCCTTTGAGTGTAAAACAGTTGGTATATTTTCACACAGCAAATATATGAGAAATCTTCACCTATCATGACATTTCGACACATTTGATGTCTATATATATTAAAGACGCAATACGAAATACGAgacaattagaaaaaaaattgtgcaacCAGATGTACTTTAATGCAGAGGGAAAAGATACATTAAAAGCTATACCGACTAAACAAATACTACAAGATCAATCAGCAAGCTCATCTTCTAATGTTAATTTGGCTTCTTGGCAAATTTTAACTACGACTCTTCATTACAACTGGAACGATATTTTCGTTGAGGTCCTCAACCTCCATCTCATCCAAAAGTAGAATTGTTCGTGGCCACATTGCTCGCATCCATGTCCACAAAATTGATATAAATCCTGAAATAGACAAAAAGAGAGATTGTGGATGTACTGTAAATGGTGAGGAGAGAACAATTGTGTTAAAATGCTAGTGACCATCTTATCTCATGATAATGGATGGTTAGCATAATATACCTGTCAGGAGATACACCCAGGTGTTTGTTGAGAAGTCCACACAGTAGCTTAGAGTACTGCTTGTTATAAGCAGAGCCGATCTTCCCAATGCTGTGGAGGGAGCAGAGAGCACACGGGTCTCCCTTCCCACCAAACATCATCATTTGCCCCGGGTTGATATGCACAGCAATGTACTGATGCATACAAAAAACAGACACAACAAATGGGCGGATCATTCAATTAATATCACACATATATTCATTTTGAAATTTTCAGCGttttaaaacaaattatttcCTCAGTATGGAATTATTTTCACATAAACGTTACGTCTGTgactccacctccggccctccctgtgtggagtttgcatgttctccccgggcccgcgtgggttttctccgggcactccggtttcctcccacattccaaaaacatgcttggtaggccgattgaagactccaaattgtccctaggtgtgagtgtgagtgcgattggttgtctgtctctgtgtgccctgcgattggctggcaaccaattcagggtgtcccccgcctactgcccgatgacggctgggataggctccagcacgcccgcgacccccgtggggactaagcggttcagaaaatggatggatggatggttacgTCTGTGACATTCAGTGGACAACAAAGGCAACAAATACttcaaaaataattaattaaaaatgcagtaAACGTGTTcccttattttattatttgcaaAAATCATCCCAACCAGCTGGATTGAATCCCTAACATGAAGTGTATGGGCCGCGGGTCGTCGGTTTGACACCTTTGGGAAAACGCGAACGACACAACTCAGCATAAATGACATCAAGTAAATTGCTCAGACCTTGGGGATACTGCCAAATCATCTTGTCTGTCACATTTTTCACTATTTTTAatgaagatatatatatataaacttaAACCACGGTATTAAATAAGACACATTGTGTAGTTTCTGAAAAGCAAGATCAGCTGAATTCAACACACCACAGTCATTCAAAAGAATACACTAACACGGAAACTTCTACATGTTTATCCTTGTATGTCCTGTATAATATTTTATAGAgtctataatatataatatacatatgTCTATAATTTAGACATATCTGCAAATAACTCTGAAACAAGTAAGAAAGCCAGGTGATGAACAGTAACAGGACGAATGCGTGTCGCTGTCATACCTGTGCAGGCTTGCCCATCGCTTTAGCCAGCTCCTCGGTAACTTCTGACAGCAGGGCCTGCGGCACGCTGTCTTGAGCCACGTTGGTGTTAACTACAAACATCGGCATGGTTTCCACACGAACAATCTTCGGTTCTTTCAAAAGACAAATCGCGACTCTCTCTGACTGACTGGAAGAAAACCCCGAGCTCCGGAAGCTGCGAGCGATGGAGTCATAGACCTACTATATACCAAGATGTCGCATCTTGTGGGTTGGCTCCTTGCTGCAACACGTCAGCGCATCTGCCATATTTAAGGTGACAGAACCGCCCGTAATCTTGTTATTAAATGCACTGAACCCATTCAATAAACAAACTAAATACATTGGGGAAATAGGTAGGCACATAAACAATGTCACTTTTCAATGAGTATACATGTTTACAATGAACTCCCAGCACATTCACAATTTTGCGAATACATTTAAACTATCGTGCAttattgtctgtttttgtgctcaGACCAAAACCATGTTAAATGTAAACGTTTTGCTTTGTCAACATTTTGTGCCATTTTAGGGACAAGGAACTCTGTtgaagtgaggggaggagctatATTCAGTCAGGCCGTAGCCTTGTCAAGTAGGAAAAAAGCGATTTGCCACCATCTTATGGCAGCTATAGGCAACCACACCTTAGAGGTTTAGGTAACTGATCCACAACTATAAATGTATATCATTCACTGCTGCTGGGATAATGAATATTTTAATGAGTAAGGTACTAATAATTATTATATCGATCAACCGCAAATTTCAATCAGCGATGACTTTATTTGTCCCTatatgtgtgcagggctctcctccggaccttctatgactctgtggtggcctcagccatcctctacgctgtggtctgctggggtgggggcagtactgaccgggacagggggagactgaataagatggtcagaagagcgagctttgtcctgggctgtcccctggactccattgaggttctGGGACGTTGATTAaacttaaatccatcatggacaacacctctcaccccctccatgagattgtgcggttgattccacctccggccctccctgtgtggagtttgcatgttctccccgtacctgcgtgggttttctccgggcgctccggtttcctcccacaacccaaaaacatgcaggatgggttgattgagcactccaaattgttttCGACAAAGTCAACAATTCTTGTTGCCAAAATGATGCAAAATGTACAAAGACAATAAAAAGTAATTGTTCAGTCTGGCGGTGTAACTCTCATGATATGTGGCTTTGCAGCAGACGTTTGGTACATCTAGCAGTAAATGATTTAATCTTCTCTAATTGCTGCAGTTTGTCCCATCCAATAAGGCGTACAAATCGACGTTGACGATTGCCAGTCAAATGTTTCCGTGCTCATAGCGCGACTGCTCTTGTCTGCATGTCAATGACGTCACTGAGCACGCGCAGTGTGCCCACTCCCCAAGCATCATTCGACAGCGTTGGGGGTGGCGAGGGCGAAAACAGTCGCGGTGGGAAGCAACGCTGAAGTTAGATGGCCCTTTCCTTTGTCGCCGTCTTCCTCTGCTTTCGAATTGGACTCGGGCTGTGTCGGAAACGTTGAACCCAAGCGACCTCTTTGCGATTTACATGCATTCACCCAAACCATCCAAACAAACGGTGCGTATTTGAAGGCGAATTAGCCTGCTGGCTAATTGGACCCCCACGTAACGTTACGCGGTGGTTGCTGCTCCTCTGTTTGTTTTTGCATGATCCCACTCGAACACATGATGCTAGATTACTATTTATACATATTTTAGGACATCGTAACAATCGATAAACCACACTTGTTGTGAATGTTGTGTTGTGTCGTGTGTATTATAACGTGAGGGAAGGAAACCTGCTCCAGCGTAAAAACTGTTATAATTTGCAGTACACAAAATCAGGTTTTCATGGATTACAATTtgcgatttgaaaaaaaatgcttaaaattcCCGTAGATAGCATCAAATCCCCAGATAAAAATCGGTTCAAGTGAAGCATCATGACGAGTTGACGTCTTTGAATTTCGGGGGGTTAGCCCGGGTTGCAAACAAGTTCCAGGGACTATTCAAAGTATGTTTATGATGTGCTGAAACGAAATCATGTGTAAGTTCTTATTTTTAATTAAGGCTAATGttctaaaatgagtttgacttaCCAAAGTGTTTTGGGATCAGAGAGTGTGGTGTGTTTATATTTTAATCTAGTGATTCATAAATAGTTACGCAACCTTTACACTACATTTTACATTTACGTGTTTGACTGTTTCTCCCATTCTGTAACTTGCTGAAAGGTGACGGACGATCACTCTCCTTATTTTCCCACCCGTATTATAGAAACAGCGACATAACTGAAGTTTGCTTGTAATTAGGGCTGAACGATTTAGAGAAATAATGCGATCCCCGCTCAGGTACGAGTATGTTTTTTTGCAAGGTTCTCTTTCTATGAAATTTCCAACAACTTTTTAACTTATTGAACACTTCAGTCTTTTGAGAGTTCACTACTTAATGAAATTTTAGcctcacaaaacaaaacaactaaGCCACAGCACTCATGAATCAAGGTACCACTGTGGGTTTTTTTTAGGTCGTAGTTAAGTACTTTTTATGTTTTTGCCAATGTCTACATGACTCTGTCACTGATTACTGTATTAATGTTACCAAGGTAACAAATCTATTTTCATGTCTAGCTTCTGTTCAGACCCTTCCCTGCGGCAATGGAGGAATCGGTGACCACGTTTGAGACGCATTTGACGGCGGTCATGGACGGCCTCATCCGGGCGTCCGTATGCGAGATCACCAAACTGTTCCAGGAGACAGTGGCGGACTACCTGGTGGAGCTTTCCCTTAACCGGAAGGAAAACGACGCTCTCAAGCTGCGCCTGAGGCTCACCGAGAACAAGTTGAGGACGGAACGCATGTACGGCGCCGGCTGGGCTGCGAGCCGCCGCAATGCCGGACCCATTGTCGCGGAAGAAGGACGGCACAAACGGAAAGTTGAGAAGGAACGTAAGTGGAATTGATGAGTTCCACGTGGGTGTCAGCTAAAGCTGAACGATTAATTGTATTTCCAATAGCGTTGTGAGTTGATCAAACGCAATTTTCTCACTGCAGGTGAGATGGCGGTTTGACTGGTCATACTGTATTGAGAGCGGAGCGGAGTTTGAGGGTTGGTGAGAGCGAGGGAGTTAGTGATAACAAAAACGCTGAAGAAATCCATTTCTGTGTCAGCGACATATATTGCTGAGCCTTAGAATACAGTATATACGGTACACATATACTGTAGTGTGATTTACAACAAAACTTGATGTTGATGATTGTCAGTAATttcccattttaaaaaaaaagaaacacaaccTTTCCACATCTTTtgaatttatattttgtttttaactgAACTTCAAGTAATATTGTTCATTATTCAGATACCTGTAATTGTAGTACTGTAGATGTCACAGTGCTTTATTTTTCCTTTAGTTTAGTATCGCATAATACATAACAGATCGGATTGTTTGTTGAAACATACATTATAAAAAGACATTGAAAGAAAATCTCTAATTGAACTGCAATTtggagggaaagaaaaaaattcaattgttttccatAAATGTTCAACGTTGTCATTCATGATTGTTAAAATTTGAGAAGCAGGGATCTTGCTGCATAAGAAGGCTTATACCGAGACACATCACTTGTTTTGTTGCAAACCATCTGGCTAGAGctcatccctccctccccccttctCTTCATCTTGCTCCCTCTGCCTGCTCctgtcctcccttcactctgtgcTTTGCATTCTTCCTCTCTCCTTTTCCTCCTCTCTCCttttcctcctccctccctccctccctccctccctccctcccctcttttCTCTTCTCTCCTGTGTGCTCTGACGCtcttttcttctcctcctccctcttttctctcttttcttcTGTGGCTTGACAAACTCTTCTtccctccttcctcctcttccttgtcCTCCTTCGCTGCCTCCGTCTACCTCTGTCGTCTCCTGTGTGCTTTGAGACACTAGTCTTCCCTCCTCTTCCTTCATCCTCCGCCTCCCTGTCCTCTGTGCTTTGACACTCTCTTCCACCCTCCTCCTCATGTTCCTTTCTCTTTGCCTCCTCCCTGTCCTCCACCTCCCCCTTCTCTCTCCTCTGCTGTGACGCATTCTTCCTTTTTCCTTCCCtcctctgcctcctcctccatcTGTCCTCTACCTCCGCCTCCTCTCTCTTTGCTTTGAAGCTCTTCCTTCTTCCCTCCCGCCATGGCTCCTCTCCCTCCCCCACCTCCTTCACTTCCCTGCCCCCTCAGTCCTCCTCCCTTCTTGCCCGCCCCCGCCTCCTCCTGTGCGCTTTGCTTCTTTGTCACGTCTCTCACgcactcctcttcctctcctcaTCCACCACAGCAATTAGGCATACTCTCTCCGTCTCCTCTTCATGTACTTCCTGTCGTCCGCATCCCGTTTACTCGTCACTCCAATTCTCTCATTTGCCTTTTTAAGTGCTACTCCCCCCACACACCTTGTTTTCTCCTTCGTCCATCGCTCCTGGCCCTCCAATCATTTCCTCCCACTCGCTGTCCCTCCTCATCCTCACATTTCTCCGTCCAGCCTGTCTTCATGAGTTCTTTTCTCCTCAGCAGGCAAGTCAAAGAAGGGCCCTGCAGCAGCCTATCGTAGAGGCTGGTCTGGAGGCATGTGGGAGGAAGGCGGAGGAGGCGCAATCGCTGGAGGaggtgcagcagcagcaccagtgGTGGCAGCAGGACAAGGAGAGAAAGATTCCAAGCAAATGTACCTCATCCAGCTCCCCAGGGGTGACGAGGATGAGGAAGGCATGGTGCGGGATGAGGAAGGGGAAGGCAGTCTCGGCTGTGAGGGAGAGGAGATGACCAGCATAAAAGAGGAGGTGAGGGATGAGGAGAAGAAAGCAGCAAAACTTCTTTGCATCTTGACACAAAATAACAGGAGAGTTTTGTTTGTGGTCGGATCGCTGCAGCTGTGCTGACAAATGGAAGACCGGCGATTTGATTTCAGAATGTGAGCTCTCCACGTCACAGGAGCACGGAGCGTTTCTGTCCACTTAAAAGGCCCACGCAGTGAAGCACCTGTGCAGTCAGTCAAAGCATAATAATTCTTCTGTCTTACTGAAGAGCATCAACCAGCAAGTTCTTCTCCTTTAGCTGTAGCCACACACCAAGTGATGCAATTGAATAATTCAGTACCTGCAGACCGTTTGGAACTTGATTGTCTGCGACTTGACACATAATCAAAATTCCAGTTTGCATTTCATGATCTTTTGCAACAATAGCATTTATTCCTGGTCTACGAGAATAGCTGCTATACTGTGGAACAATGCCGTGAGCACACTTATGCAATAGCTTCTGCCAGCCAAAGCTCAGACCAAGACACTCACGCAACCGCACACAATCGGCGTCTCCTTCACTACTTTACTGGAGTTCATGAAGTTTTAAATGGTTTCTATATTGTGGATTTTTATCTACTCCGCACGGAATTTTACTCAAATCATAATTATACAACGATGTGTGTTGCTGAGCAAAAGCAaccttaatgaaaaaaaatgcttctctATTTTATTTAGCTTGGAAAATTGCTCATTATCCCCTGTGCTTCTCCATTGAGTTTACCCAGAACGAGGGATATCAGCCGGCTTCTCTCAGGATGATCAAGGAGGCTCTGAAGATGGATCGGCCAAA
The sequence above is drawn from the Syngnathus scovelli strain Florida chromosome 1, RoL_Ssco_1.2, whole genome shotgun sequence genome and encodes:
- the mif gene encoding macrophage migration inhibitory factor produces the protein MPMFVVNTNVAQDSVPQALLSEVTEELAKAMGKPAQYIAVHINPGQMMMFGGKGDPCALCSLHSIGKIGSAYNKQYSKLLCGLLNKHLGVSPDRIYINFVDMDASNVATNNSTFG